The Micromonospora violae DNA segment CAGCAGCCATGCCCGCCAGTCTTCCCTACCCGCCGGACCGTCGCGCACCCACGGCGGGCCGGTGCCAGGGCACCGGCCCGCCGAGCGAATCGACGTGTACGGGGTGTCAGCTTCCGGCGCAACTCGCTGTGGCTCCGCCGCCACTGCCGGTGCCCTGGAAGCCGAAACTGGTGGCCTGACCTGCGGCCAGTCGCCCGTTGTAGCTCTGGTTCGCGACGGTGATGGTCCCACTGGTGCCGCTGGTGACGCCGTTCCACAGTGAACTGACCGACGCGCCGCTGGGCAGGGTGAGAGTGACCCGCCAGCCGGTCAGCGCAGCGGATCCGGCGGTGACGCTGACGTTGGCGACGAAGCCGCCGTTCCACTGGTCCTGAACGGTGTAGACGGCGGTGCAGGTGGGGGTGCCGCCGGTGGGCGGCGGGGTGGTGGGAGGTGGGGTGGTGGGCGGCGTGTCGTCGTCGAGCGTCAGGTTCTTCTGCTGGACGCTCCACTGGCTGCCGCACAGACCGCAGTTGGCGCCGACGAAGTTCCGGCCGGCGGTGGTGTCGCCCTTGAGACGCCACTTGAAGTACAGCGTCGCGACCCGACCGAACTCGCCGCCGTTGGTCTGGTCGTAGGTGCCGCCATGCCCGACGTTCAGGTTTCCCATGAAGGCGGGCAGGCCGGCGGGCAGCTTGCCCCAGTCATCCATCGCGTTCGGGTAGGCGATGTCGCTGGGACCGCCGATGAAGTAGGCGATCGGCTTGGTCAGCCTCCTGAGCTGGTAGTCGTCGGCGTCGTTCAGCAGGCCGCTGCTGAAGATGCCGGTCGTGGTGACGCGCGGGTCGTTCGAGACGGCGTACGCCTCCAGCCCTCCGCAGGAGAAGCCCGCGACGGCCACTTTGCTCGTATCGATCTTGTTGTAGTACTTGCTGCCCTGCCGGGAGTTCTCCGCGACCGCCCAGTCGATGGACTGGGTGAGCATCTGGGCGTTGGTGGAGCCGGAACCGTTCGGTGCGCCGTTGGCGATGGCGAGGAAGCCGTGGGAGGCGATCTCGCGCAGGAAGTTGCCCTGGGAGAGGCCGTTGGCCGAGCACGCGCCGTTGCCCCACACGACGATGGGCAGGCGTTCGGACGGAAGGTTCTGGGGTCGGAAGATCGTGTGGTTGGCCAGGGTGGCCGAGGTCTCGTAGTCGGCGGGGTACGGACCGGAACCGCCGATG contains these protein-coding regions:
- a CDS encoding cellulose binding domain-containing protein codes for the protein MKRRSKIYAGLAAAIVPVTSVIMAFSGTPASAAIGGSGPYPADYETSATLANHTIFRPQNLPSERLPIVVWGNGACSANGLSQGNFLREIASHGFLAIANGAPNGSGSTNAQMLTQSIDWAVAENSRQGSKYYNKIDTSKVAVAGFSCGGLEAYAVSNDPRVTTTGIFSSGLLNDADDYQLRRLTKPIAYFIGGPSDIAYPNAMDDWGKLPAGLPAFMGNLNVGHGGTYDQTNGGEFGRVATLYFKWRLKGDTTAGRNFVGANCGLCGSQWSVQQKNLTLDDDTPPTTPPPTTPPPTGGTPTCTAVYTVQDQWNGGFVANVSVTAGSAALTGWRVTLTLPSGASVSSLWNGVTSGTSGTITVANQSYNGRLAAGQATSFGFQGTGSGGGATASCAGS